Proteins from a single region of Primulina tabacum isolate GXHZ01 chromosome 5, ASM2559414v2, whole genome shotgun sequence:
- the LOC142546025 gene encoding LOW QUALITY PROTEIN: phosphoinositide phosphatase SAC4-like (The sequence of the model RefSeq protein was modified relative to this genomic sequence to represent the inferred CDS: inserted 1 base in 1 codon), giving the protein MADVLQEVQQQGQEVRPDSLRNLPPPEAFMQKFRLYETRSNFYMVGRDKSRTYWKVLKIGRVEPSELHIQEDPTTYNERECSDLLKRIHEGNVATGGLTFVTICYGIVGFIKFLGPYYLLLITKRRQIGTICGHNVYAISKSQIIPIPNSAVRSSTVNYKNENRYKKLLSMVDLTKDFFFSYSYHLMRSLQKNVCDKRTGKVLYETMFVWNEFLTRGIRNFLQNTIWTVALVYGFFKQATLSISGRNLKLTLIARRSRHYAGTRYLKRGVNEKGRVANDVETEQMVLEDVSEGLPVQISSVVQNRGSIPLYWSQETSRLNLKPDIILSKRDQAYEATRLHFENLAKRYGNPIIILNLIKTIEKKPRESILRAEFANAIEXINKDLSEENRLKFLHWDLNKHSRSKKTNVLLLLGKVAVYALTLTGFFYCQVTQALTSDEHLAWPCFEKGVAVDMFDPRYSNIDNVKHNDDENEDSDDLDRKTRGANNISNGNQFVGPPMVQKGVLRTNCIDCLDRTNVAQYAYGLAALGNQLHALGVTTSTKIDLDDPLAEELMSFYERMGDTLAHQYGGSAAHNKIFSERRGQWKAATESQEFLRTLQRYYNNAYMDAEKQNAINVFLGHFQPQPGKPDVWELDSDQHYNVRRNGRSTLEENGRSRFKRSLSDGNILGSPSPSPTSTSNINKGFSNGTFSNKLNRGSIMLSESTPEISTSESELACPRDTPPIPTRVLFTARHRSKYIEHENGEAIDWSNFVDLDWLSSSANSCEEELLERSMLSASPTAVLSSDNVIDEMARETTSSASECGSSTMGREHTGSYLRYGEDRKTEVVEGFSDIFVHWVMNGEALCH; this is encoded by the exons ATGGCGGATGTGTTACAAGAGGTGCAGCAGCAGGGGCAGGAAGTGCGACCTGATTCTCTTCGTAATCTGCCTCCTCCTGAGGCGTTTATGCAGAAATTCAGACTCTATGAAACTCGATCG AACTTTTATATGGTAGGCAGGGACAAAAGCAGAACATATTGGAAAGTTTTGAAAATTGGCAGGGTGGAACCCTCAGAGCTCCACATACAAGAAGATCCCACCACATACAATGAAAGGGAATGCTCTGACCTGTTGAAAAGAATACATGAGGGGAACGTAGCAACAGGAGGACTTACCTTTGTCACTATTTGTTATGGCATTGTTG GATTCATTAAATTTCTGGGACCTTATTATCTGTTACTCATTACAAAAAGGAGGCAGATTGGTACAATCTGTGGCCACAATGTTTATGCTATCTCCAAGAGTCAGATAATTCCCATACCAAATTCTGCAGTTCGATCCAGCACAGTTAACTATAAGAATGAAAATAG GTACAAGAAACTCTTGTCAATGGTGGATCTTACGAAAGATTTCTTCTTCAGTTACTCCTACCATTTGATGAGGAGCCTCCAGAAGAATGTATGTGATAAAAGGACTGGGAAAGTCTTGTATGAAACTATGTTTGTGTGGAATGAGTTTCTAACTCGTGGAATACgaaattttcttcaaaacacTATATGGACCGTTGCACTCGTCTATGGGTTTTTTAAGCAG GCTACACTTTCTATATCGGGACGGAATCTCAAGCTAACATTAATTGCCAGGCGTTCACGGCATTATGCTGGTACCCG ATATCTAAAACGAGGTGTAAACGAGAAGGGCAGGGTGGCAAATGATGTTGAAACCGAGCAGATGGTGCTGGAGGATGTTTCTGAAGGACTTCCAGTGCAAATTAGTTCTGTAGTCCAAAATCGTGGCTCCATCCCACTATACTGGTCACAAGAAACCTCACGTCTCAACCTTAAGCCTGATATTATAT TGTCAAAAAGGGACCAAGCATACGAGGCCACTAGACTTCATTTTGAAAATCTTGCCAAGAGATATGGGAATCCTATCATCATTCTGAATTTGATTAAG ACCATTGAAAAGAAGCCTCGAGAATCCATACTTCGCGCCGAGTTTGCGAATGCCATTG TCATCAACAAAGATCTGTCCGAAGAGAATCGGCTTAAATTTCTCCACTGGGATTTGAATAAACATTCTCGGAG CAAAAAAACAAATGTTTTGCTACTTCTAGGAAAGGTAGCTGTGTATGCGCTAACGTTGACAGGTTTCTTCTATTGTCAAGTAACACAAGCATTAACATCAGACGAACATCTTGCCTGGCCTTGTTTTGA GAAAGGTGTTGCTGTTGACATGTTCGACCCTAGATACTCTAACATTGACAATGTGAAACATAATGACGATGAAAATGAGGACTCTGACGACCTAGACAGAAAAACTCGTGGAGCGAATAATATTTCTAATGGCAATCAATTTGTCGGTCCACCGATGGTGCAAAAGGGAGTGCTCCGGACTAATTGCATAGATTGTTTGGATCGCACTAATGTGGCGCAATACGCTTATGGTTTGGCTGCTTTGGGGAATCAGCTGCATGCTTTAGGAGTGACAACCTCAACAAAGATAGACCTTGATGACCCTTTGGCTGAAGAATTGATGAGTTTTTATGAGAGAATGGGAGATACTCTTGCCCATCAATATGGAGGGTCGGCTGCTCACAACAAG ATTTTCTCTGAGAGAAGAGGTCAATGGAAAGCTGCTACTGAGTCCCAGGAATTTCTTCGAACACTACAAAGATATTACAACAATGCATACATGGATGCGGAGAAACAAAATGCCATTAATGT ATTTCTGGGACACTTTCAACCTCAACCTGGTAAACCTGATGTTTGGGAGCTTGATTCTGACCAGCATTACAACGTGAGAAGGAATGGACGATCAACTTTAGAAGAAAATGGGAG GTCTCGTTTCAAAAGATCGTTGTCGGACGGGAATATTCTTGGGAGCCCCTCACCCTCACCCACATCTACATCAAACATCAATAAAGGTTTTTCTAATGGTACCTTCTCCAACAAATTAAACAGAGGAAGCATAATGCTTTCTGAGTCAACACCCGAAATATCAACTTCCGAAAGTGAGCTAGCGTGTCCAAG GGATACTCCTCCAATTCCTACAAGAGTGCTGTTTACTGCAAGGCACAGAAGTAAATACATTGAACATGAAAATGGGGAAGCAATTGACTGGTCAAACTTTGTTGACTTGGACTGGCTCTCGTCATCTGCAAATTCGTGTGAAGAGGAGTTGTTGGAAAG GTCAATGCTATCAGCCTCTCCAACTGCTGTACTGTCGTCAGACAATGTTATCGATGAAATGGCTAGAGAAACAACTTCGTCCGCCAGTGAATGTGGATCTAGCACAATG GGAAGAGAGCACACTGGATCTTATTTGCGCTATGGTGAAGATCGTAAAACTGAAGTTGTCGAGGGATTTTCAGACATTTTTGTGCATTGGGTAATGAATGGCGAAGCACTGTGCCATTGA
- the LOC142544675 gene encoding putative flavin-containing monooxygenase 1, which yields MSNQSKIAIIGGGISGIAAAKQLRKHNPVVFEASDCIGGVWKHCAFRTTKLQTPRCDYEFSDFPWAERDNSSFPSNIEILEYVHHYATHFDVLKFVEFKSKVVEIRFIGDRQKSDEYGSLLSGQPVWEVGVQTSGSETIQWHTFECVVICAGKYGDIPMIPKFPNNKGPEVYKGKVLHTLDYCKMNQEETTKLLKGKKVVIFGFKKSAIDLAYECALENQGPEGQTCTMVIRTLRWTVPHYSVWGLPFSMFYSTRAAQFLHERPNQGFFRSLICTALSPMRKMMSKIIESYLTWTLPLEKYGLKPDHPFEEDYASCQMPILPENFFCEAEKGKIDFKRASKWGFYEGGVELDDGSRLEADVVVLATGFDGKQKLNAMIPDPFRSLLEFPSGMMPLYKGTINPLIPNMAFVGYIESVSNLHTAEIRCKWLSRLVDEQFKLPSVEKMLGDTMEEIDIMKRTTRFYKRSCISTFSINHTDEICEEMGWKPWRKSNWISEAFSPYNSLDYAEKED from the exons ATGTCAAATCAATCCAAGATCGCCATTATCGGAGGCGGCATCAGCGGAATAGCCGCAGCGAAGCAGCTCCGGAAACACAACCCTGTGGTGTTTGAAGCCTCCGACTGCATCGGCGGCGTTTGGAAGCACTGCGCTTTCCGTACCACAAAGCTGCAGACACCTCGGTGTGACTACGAGTTCTCGGATTTTCCGTGGGCTGAAAGGGATAACTCCAGTTTCCCTTCCAATATAGAGATATTGGAGTATGTGCATCATTATGCAACGCATTTTGATGTGCTGAAATTCGTGGAATTTAAGTCGAAAGTGGTCGAGATTCGCTTCATCGGTGACCGTCAGAAGTCGGATGAATACGGGAGTTTGCTGTCCGGTCAGCCAGTTTGGGAAGTCGGAGTCCAAACAAGCGGGTCGGAGACGATTCAG TGGCATACGTTCGAGTGTGTGGTGATATGCGCTGGGAAATATGGCGATATCCCAATGATACCCAAATTTCCAAATAACAAAGGGCCTGAGGTATACAAAGGGAAAGTGCTGCACACGCTAGACTACTGCAAAATGAACCAAGAGGAAACAACAAAGTTGCTCAAAGGGAAGAAAGTTGTAATATTTGGATTCAAGAAATCTGCCATTGATTTGGCATATGAATGTGCTCTAGAAAATCAAG GACCAGAAGGTCAAACTTGTACCATGGTTATAAGGACTCTGCGATGGACAGTTCCACATTATTCAGTTTGGGGTTTACCGTTTTCCATGTTCTATTCCACAAGGGCTGCCCAATTCCTCCACGAAAGACCCAATCAAGGCTTCTTTAGGTCCCTTATTTGTACCGCACTCTCTCCTATG AGAAAAATGATGTCAAAGATTATTGAATCATACTTGACATGGACTCTTCCGTTGGAGAAATATGGGTTGAAACCCGATCATCCTTTCGAGGAAGATTATGCGTCGTGCCAAATGCCTATCTTGCCGGAAAATTTCTTCTGTGAGGCAGAAAAAGGAAAGATTGACTTTAAAAGAGCTTCGAAGTGGGGTTTTTATGAAGGGGGAGTCGAGCTCGACGATGGCAGCAGACTGGAGGCGGACGTGGTGGTTCTTGCAACGGGTTTCGATGGAAAGCAGAAGCTCAACGCCATGATCCCTGATCCATTCCGAAGTTTGCTTGAGTTTCCTTCTGGCATGATGCCCTTatacaa GGGAACGATTAATCCGCTTATCCCTAACATGGCGTTTGTCGGTTACATCGAGAGCGTCTCCAATCTCCACACGGCCGAAATACGCTGCAAATGGCTATCAAGGCTCGTGGATGAGCAATTCAAACTCCCGAGTGTCGAAAAAATGCTCGGGGACACGATGGAGGAGATCGATATCATGAAGAGGACAACAAGATTCTACAAAAGAAGCTGCATCTCTACTTTCAGCATCAACCATACAGATGAGATTTGTGAAGAAATGGGATGGAAACCTTGGAGGAAAAGCAACTGGATTTCTGAGGCTTTTAGCCCTTACAACAGCCTAGACTATGCAGAAAAGGAAGACTAA